A window of Sphingorhabdus lacus contains these coding sequences:
- the yghX gene encoding YghX family hydrolase — protein sequence MAEADASPRMKASDFHPYILEIFDGYVHGKLTKREFIREAGKFAAAGVTGLMILQQLAPDYALAQQVKADDPAIITQRVEVPSPEGHGSINGLLARPAKAKGKLPAVLVIHENRGLNPYIEDVARRLAKAGYLALAPDGLSSVGGYPGNDDKGRELQAKLNPAKLLEDFFASFEFLRDHKESNGKVGAVGFCYGGGVCNALAVAYPDLGASAPYYGRQPKAEEVPAIKAPLLIHYAEADERINAGWLPYQAALISNQKRYEVHFYPGTQHGFHNDSTPRYDKAAAELSWSRTLAFFKANLTA from the coding sequence ATGGCCGAAGCCGACGCGTCACCGCGCATGAAAGCCAGCGACTTCCATCCCTATATTCTCGAAATCTTTGACGGCTATGTGCATGGCAAGCTGACCAAGCGCGAATTCATCCGGGAGGCGGGCAAATTCGCCGCCGCCGGTGTCACGGGCCTGATGATCCTGCAGCAACTCGCGCCCGATTATGCGCTGGCGCAACAGGTGAAGGCCGACGACCCCGCGATCATAACGCAAAGGGTCGAAGTACCCAGCCCAGAAGGCCATGGCAGCATCAACGGCCTGCTCGCCCGGCCTGCCAAGGCAAAGGGCAAGTTGCCTGCGGTATTGGTCATTCACGAAAATCGCGGCCTCAACCCCTATATCGAGGATGTGGCGCGGCGTCTGGCGAAGGCCGGATATCTGGCACTCGCCCCCGACGGCCTGTCCTCGGTTGGCGGCTATCCCGGCAACGACGACAAGGGCCGCGAACTGCAGGCGAAACTCAATCCGGCAAAATTGCTTGAGGATTTCTTCGCCAGCTTTGAATTTCTGCGCGATCACAAGGAAAGCAACGGCAAAGTCGGTGCGGTCGGCTTCTGCTATGGCGGCGGCGTATGCAATGCGCTTGCCGTGGCCTATCCCGACCTCGGCGCTTCGGCTCCCTATTATGGCCGCCAACCCAAGGCCGAGGAAGTCCCCGCGATCAAGGCCCCGTTGCTGATCCACTATGCCGAAGCAGACGAGCGCATCAACGCAGGCTGGCTGCCTTATCAGGCGGCGCTGATTTCCAACCAGAAACGCTACGAAGTGCATTTCTACCCCGGCACGCAGCATGGCTTCCACAACGACAGCACCCCGCGTTACGACAAGGCGGCAGCGGAGTTGAGCTGGTCGCGGACCCTGGCCTTTTTCAAGGCGAATTTGACGGCCTGA
- a CDS encoding beta-1,6-N-acetylglucosaminyltransferase, whose product MIAYFILVHRFPEQFKRMFRAIYVPGNQYLIHIDRTSGPEIQADITAFLKPYQGTAILEPRPMLWGGYSLVDAELRGMAMLLKMSKSWTHYINLSGQDFPLKSQEYIRGFLRLNRGKQYIRAVNQHLVRPDTVNRISHYFIEALGRIFRTGVKRRPMAHVTPFIGTQWKVVTRAFCEFACTDARVKPFRTFYRRSLIADEGFFQTLIMNSGKHGEVINDDLRTIDWIPDGDIKLRPRTFVKADAMRLSLSPDFFARKFDADEDSEILTLLEAHLLTPAASQYRPIANSSPLTPKPALAA is encoded by the coding sequence TTGATCGCCTATTTCATTCTCGTCCATCGCTTTCCCGAACAGTTCAAGCGCATGTTCCGCGCCATCTATGTGCCCGGCAACCAGTATCTCATCCACATCGACCGCACCTCCGGCCCCGAAATACAGGCCGACATCACCGCCTTTCTGAAACCTTATCAGGGCACTGCCATATTGGAACCGCGCCCCATGCTATGGGGTGGATACAGCCTGGTCGATGCAGAGCTGCGCGGCATGGCGATGCTGCTGAAGATGAGCAAAAGCTGGACCCATTATATCAATCTGAGCGGACAGGATTTCCCGCTGAAGTCACAGGAATATATCCGCGGCTTTCTGCGGTTGAATCGCGGCAAGCAATATATCCGTGCCGTAAACCAGCATTTGGTCCGGCCCGACACCGTCAACCGGATCAGCCATTATTTTATTGAGGCTTTGGGCCGCATCTTCCGGACCGGCGTCAAACGCCGCCCCATGGCGCATGTCACACCCTTTATCGGCACCCAGTGGAAAGTCGTCACCCGCGCCTTTTGCGAATTCGCCTGCACCGACGCCCGGGTGAAGCCGTTCCGCACCTTTTACCGCCGATCGCTGATTGCCGACGAAGGCTTTTTCCAGACCCTGATCATGAACAGCGGAAAGCATGGCGAAGTGATCAATGACGATTTGCGTACGATCGACTGGATCCCCGACGGCGACATCAAGCTGCGCCCTCGCACCTTTGTCAAAGCCGATGCCATGCGCTTGAGCCTCAGCCCCGATTTCTTTGCCCGCAAATTTGACGCCGACGAAGATTCGGAAATCCTCACCTTGCTGGAGGCGCATCTGCTGACGCCAGCCGCCAGCCAGTACCGGCCAATTGCGAACAGCAGCCCTCTTACCCCCAAGCCGGCACTAGCCGCCTAA
- a CDS encoding glycine zipper 2TM domain-containing protein translates to MTQFRKSIGALVLAATAVTGFSAAPAYADRGYDDDGYYSRDDRYDRYDRREYRRGDRYYRGNQRCDKGTGGTIIGAVAGGLLGNEVARRGNKTEGSIIGAAVGALAGRAIDKSDSNCRRRYR, encoded by the coding sequence ATGACACAATTTCGCAAGAGCATTGGCGCACTGGTCCTTGCCGCCACCGCCGTAACAGGTTTTTCTGCCGCCCCTGCATATGCTGACCGGGGCTATGACGACGATGGCTATTACAGCCGCGACGACCGCTATGACCGTTATGACCGCCGCGAATATCGTCGGGGTGACCGCTATTACCGTGGCAACCAACGTTGCGACAAGGGTACGGGCGGCACCATCATAGGTGCGGTTGCCGGTGGCCTTTTGGGTAACGAAGTCGCCCGTCGCGGTAACAAGACCGAAGGCAGCATCATCGGTGCTGCGGTAGGCGCGCTGGCCGGTCGCGCGATCGACAAGTCGGACAGCAACTGCCGCCGTCGTTACCGCTAG
- a CDS encoding esterase-like activity of phytase family protein, with protein MISRLKRPLLLILLAILSIGGVRIIEINNSQDIAFKPLNLDPAHPGKRRIGELIFEGAWQLDSRNENFGGISGLTLLPEGRFVGISDAGTLIGFGLSNNAQIDRPFIAPLPGSTGPDLDYKDRDSEGIAHDAHSGQFWVSYEANHAIRRFSRSFSRVSGVARPAEMQEWPENRGAEALIRLRDGRFIVIAESVDDGTHQALLFSGDPVEKGSVVSRFTYRPPAGYRVTDGVQLADGRLALIHRSIGLPDGFAAKIGLLQPSLIAKGKIVESRIVATLTSPLLVDNLEGIATEENGGNTYIWLISDNNFFVLQRTILMKFRLAEKADTKKPEAEPAPGFESL; from the coding sequence ATGATTTCCCGACTGAAGCGCCCTTTGCTCCTTATTTTGCTCGCTATCCTGTCCATTGGCGGCGTTCGCATCATCGAGATTAACAACAGCCAGGATATCGCGTTCAAGCCCCTCAACCTCGATCCCGCACATCCCGGCAAACGCCGAATCGGCGAACTGATTTTCGAAGGCGCATGGCAATTGGACAGCCGGAACGAGAATTTCGGTGGCATTTCCGGCCTGACGCTCCTGCCGGAAGGACGCTTTGTCGGGATTAGCGACGCCGGAACCCTGATCGGATTCGGGCTATCCAACAACGCCCAGATCGATCGCCCCTTCATTGCCCCCTTACCGGGTTCGACGGGGCCAGACCTTGATTACAAGGACCGCGACAGCGAAGGCATCGCACATGATGCGCATAGCGGACAGTTTTGGGTCAGCTACGAAGCGAACCATGCGATTCGGCGATTCTCCCGCTCCTTCTCCCGCGTAAGCGGCGTCGCTCGCCCGGCAGAAATGCAGGAATGGCCCGAAAATCGTGGTGCAGAAGCATTGATCCGGCTTCGTGACGGTCGGTTCATCGTCATTGCCGAATCCGTGGACGACGGGACGCATCAGGCTTTGCTTTTTTCAGGGGACCCTGTTGAAAAAGGTTCGGTCGTCAGCCGATTCACCTATCGCCCACCTGCAGGCTATCGCGTCACCGATGGCGTCCAGTTGGCGGACGGGCGCCTGGCCCTGATCCACCGTTCCATCGGCCTTCCCGACGGTTTCGCGGCAAAGATCGGCCTGCTCCAGCCTTCGCTGATCGCCAAAGGCAAGATCGTAGAAAGCCGGATCGTCGCGACGCTGACGTCGCCGTTGCTGGTGGATAATCTGGAGGGGATCGCCACCGAAGAGAATGGCGGAAACACCTATATCTGGCTGATTTCCGACAATAATTTCTTCGTTCTGCAGCGGACTATCTTGATGAAGTTCCGCCTCGCCGAAAAGGCAGACACGAAAAAACCGGAAGCGGAACCCGCCCCCGGTTTTGAATCTCTGTAA
- a CDS encoding LytR/AlgR family response regulator transcription factor — protein sequence MSIRTILVDDEKLAIQGLELRLQAFDDIEIVATCHNGREAIRKIKTLKPDLVFLDIQMPGFDGFSVVQGVMDIDPPLFVFVTAYSEHAIKAFEAQAVDYLMKPVEPDRLADTMERVRSRLANKRNTDELERLRTVINEVAPNAADNLGSMDDDVASTRFEKLINVKDRGQIFRVDVESIERIDAAGDYMCIYTADNSLILRETMKDLEKRLDPRTFQRVHRSTIVNLDQVRQVKPHTNGECFLVLESGAQVKVSRSYRDVVARFVH from the coding sequence ATGAGCATTCGTACAATATTGGTTGATGATGAAAAATTGGCCATCCAGGGCCTCGAATTGAGGCTTCAGGCATTTGACGATATTGAAATCGTTGCCACATGCCATAACGGGCGTGAGGCAATCCGGAAGATCAAGACATTGAAGCCCGATCTGGTTTTTCTGGACATCCAGATGCCCGGATTTGATGGCTTCTCGGTGGTGCAGGGCGTGATGGACATTGATCCCCCGCTTTTTGTCTTTGTCACCGCCTATTCCGAACATGCGATCAAGGCCTTTGAGGCGCAGGCGGTCGATTATCTGATGAAGCCCGTCGAGCCCGACCGGTTGGCCGACACCATGGAACGTGTCCGGTCACGTCTGGCGAACAAGCGCAACACCGATGAGCTGGAGCGTCTGCGCACCGTCATCAACGAAGTCGCGCCCAACGCCGCCGACAATCTGGGCTCAATGGACGACGATGTCGCGTCCACGCGCTTTGAAAAGCTGATAAACGTCAAGGACCGGGGCCAGATTTTCCGCGTCGACGTAGAAAGCATTGAGCGGATCGACGCTGCGGGTGACTATATGTGCATCTACACCGCCGACAATTCGCTGATCCTGCGCGAAACGATGAAGGATCTGGAAAAGCGTCTTGATCCGCGCACATTCCAGCGGGTGCACCGCAGCACCATCGTCAATCTGGACCAGGTGCGTCAGGTCAAGCCCCACACCAATGGCGAATGCTTCCTCGTGCTCGAATCCGGCGCGCAGGTGAAGGTTAGCCGGTCCTACCGCGACGTCGTCGCACGTTTCGTACATTAA
- the tadA gene encoding tRNA adenosine(34) deaminase TadA: MSLSNARKMMEEALALARQAAESGEVPVGAIVVKDGQIIGRGANRPLKSHDPTAHAEIIALRQAATALGNDRLTGCELWVTLEPCAMCAGAIAHARIARLYYGADDPKGGAVAHGPRLFDQPTVHHRPEVYAGIAADEAAALLKAFFAERR; this comes from the coding sequence ATGTCTTTGTCCAATGCCCGCAAAATGATGGAAGAAGCACTGGCCCTCGCCCGTCAGGCAGCGGAATCAGGCGAGGTTCCGGTGGGTGCCATCGTGGTCAAGGACGGCCAGATCATCGGACGCGGCGCAAATCGCCCCCTTAAAAGCCACGACCCCACCGCCCATGCCGAAATCATCGCGCTGCGGCAGGCGGCGACAGCGCTCGGCAACGACCGGCTGACCGGATGCGAGCTATGGGTGACGCTTGAACCCTGCGCCATGTGCGCCGGCGCCATCGCCCACGCCCGCATCGCCCGCCTCTATTATGGAGCCGACGACCCCAAAGGCGGAGCCGTCGCCCACGGTCCCCGCCTGTTCGACCAGCCTACCGTGCACCACCGGCCGGAAGTTTACGCCGGAATCGCAGCCGATGAGGCAGCGGCGCTGCTGAAGGCGTTTTTTGCAGAGCGGCGGTAG
- a CDS encoding HD domain-containing protein has product MDNQDDRASFHDMSLSTQEDWQIIMRHNIPFAQNGGKRILDHLKLLDGDFGGFAVDRLTHSLQTATRAYRDGRDEDYVVMALLHDIGDTLGAANHPDIAAAILKPFVSEKLLWIVQHHGIFQGHNFFHHLGLDRDMREQFRGHEWFADTEEFIDKYDCPAFDPEYDTLPLEFFEPMVMKLFKYPLNSIYKRAMETEAAE; this is encoded by the coding sequence ATGGACAATCAAGACGATCGCGCCAGTTTTCACGACATGTCGCTGAGCACGCAAGAGGATTGGCAGATCATCATGCGGCACAATATTCCGTTCGCGCAAAATGGCGGGAAGCGGATATTAGACCATTTGAAGCTGCTCGACGGCGACTTTGGCGGCTTTGCGGTGGACCGGCTGACCCATTCGCTGCAGACCGCGACCCGCGCCTATCGCGACGGGCGGGACGAAGATTATGTGGTGATGGCCTTGCTGCACGATATCGGCGACACGCTGGGCGCGGCAAACCATCCCGACATTGCGGCGGCGATCCTGAAACCCTTTGTGTCCGAGAAGCTCCTCTGGATTGTCCAGCATCATGGCATCTTCCAGGGGCATAATTTCTTCCACCATCTCGGCCTTGACCGCGATATGCGTGAACAGTTCCGGGGGCATGAATGGTTTGCCGATACCGAAGAATTTATCGACAAATATGATTGCCCGGCTTTCGACCCCGAATATGACACCCTGCCGCTCGAATTTTTCGAACCCATGGTGATGAAGCTGTTCAAATATCCGCTGAACAGCATCTACAAACGGGCAATGGAGACCGAAGCCGCCGAATAA
- a CDS encoding sensor histidine kinase has translation MAVLELTDKPFFADKNRAFWNLHSAGWAGAVILRAASGIAQGQPVSFLVPILISAVTGYSITLVLSVVYRFLIDQRPFITWSLTFVAMSVATIGYAYIDVWVLQTIRDGVDETPFAQLWLAAIYINSVLLAAWSALYYAINYFVRAEEQADQMMRLEAQATSAQLTMLRYQLNPHFLFNTLNSISTLVLLKQTEQANAMLSRLSSFLRFTLINEAAAKVPLTQEIETLKLYLDIEKMRFEERLRTFFNIEPAVENALVPSLLLQPLVENAIKYAVTPKEEGADISVTAQLVGQRVRITVSDTGPGLQPGQQDHSLSTGVGMANTRERLSQAYGDDQRFEFYVKASGGFEVLLELPYQTRIIPVEENQAGATLQGMKTA, from the coding sequence ATGGCGGTTCTAGAGCTTACTGATAAACCCTTTTTCGCGGACAAGAACCGGGCTTTCTGGAACCTGCATTCCGCCGGTTGGGCAGGGGCCGTTATCTTGCGCGCCGCATCCGGCATTGCGCAGGGCCAGCCTGTCAGCTTCCTTGTCCCCATCCTGATCTCCGCCGTTACCGGCTATTCCATCACGCTCGTTCTGTCGGTGGTCTACCGTTTCCTGATTGACCAGCGCCCGTTCATTACGTGGAGCCTGACCTTTGTGGCCATGTCCGTGGCGACCATTGGCTATGCCTATATCGATGTGTGGGTGCTGCAGACGATACGCGACGGGGTCGACGAAACGCCCTTTGCGCAGCTTTGGCTGGCGGCGATCTATATCAACTCGGTGCTTTTGGCGGCATGGTCGGCGCTTTATTACGCGATCAACTATTTCGTCCGCGCCGAAGAGCAGGCGGACCAGATGATGCGGCTGGAGGCGCAGGCGACCAGCGCGCAGCTCACCATGCTGCGGTATCAGCTCAACCCGCATTTCCTGTTCAACACGCTGAACAGTATTTCCACGCTGGTCCTGCTGAAACAGACCGAGCAGGCCAACGCGATGTTGTCGCGCCTGTCGTCTTTCCTGCGCTTCACCTTGATTAACGAGGCCGCCGCTAAAGTGCCGCTGACGCAGGAAATCGAGACGTTGAAGCTCTATCTCGATATCGAGAAAATGCGTTTCGAAGAGCGGTTGCGCACCTTTTTCAACATCGAACCGGCGGTCGAAAATGCGCTGGTGCCCTCATTGTTGCTGCAACCGTTGGTGGAAAACGCCATCAAATATGCGGTCACGCCGAAAGAAGAGGGGGCGGATATCTCGGTTACCGCTCAACTCGTCGGCCAAAGGGTTCGCATCACCGTTTCCGACACCGGCCCGGGCTTGCAGCCGGGTCAGCAAGACCACAGCCTGTCCACAGGGGTCGGCATGGCGAACACGCGCGAGCGGCTTTCGCAGGCCTATGGAGATGACCAGCGTTTCGAATTTTATGTGAAAGCTAGCGGCGGATTTGAGGTTTTATTGGAACTGCCTTATCAGACGCGCATTATACCGGTCGAAGAAAATCAAGCGGGGGCAACATTACAAGGAATGAAAACCGCATGA
- a CDS encoding L-glutamate gamma-semialdehyde dehydrogenase, with the protein MTPTLDSARAAIRPYHRKPEPEVLAPLVVSAQMAAPDRDAIVAIARDLLQDLRAAQSDGWVNQFLQEYRLGTEEGTALLSLAEAFLRVPDPETADLLIADKLTDADWRGHKGQSSSLLVNSATWGLVLGKAVLGDSNSSLKRLIARAGEPFVRQAVGAAMRLMGQVFVMGRTIDEAMKRMDAKENRGFTASFDMLGEAARTRADAERYFEAYANAIASVGQNAARGHSVSVKLSALHPRYETAQAASCVPELAAMVRELASKAASLGVQLTIDAEEAARLEMSLDIIERVARDPALNGWDGLGMAVQAYSKRARPTIAWANALGAETRRILQVRLVKGAYWDSEIKHAQERGLSDFPLFTRKPATDVSYLACARDMFDAAHIRPALASHNALTIATIVHWAGNRRDFEFQRLHGMGEGLFERLVQEEGYHCRTYAPVGGHRDLLAYLVRRLLENGANSSFVHQLADQSVSEDELLADPVEKVMAVGGTRHPAIALPADLFQPERVNSQGVDLDDAAVLAATATEIAIPAKLAIAAGPGPQEAVSRALAAYPAWSSTSLYTRAECLDRLADLLEENRGKLMALAVQEAKKTIPDALSEVREAIDFCRYYSARAIADLVPVELPGPTGERNVLRHEGRGVWVAIAPWNFPLAIFLGQVAAALVAGNAVVAKPAPQTPAIAAFAVSLAHQAGVPADALQLVTGAGDVGAQLTSDTRICGVVFTGSVPTAKAIARNLLLDDARPLVPLIAETGGLNAMIVDSTALSEQVVRDVIISGFQSAGQRCSALRLLLLQEDIADHTLEMLRGAMDCLNVGDPSDPATDIGPVIDQASYDKLMAYRQSVKDRIFHSVAVPAKGLFVPPTVIRLNDLDQLQNEWFGPLVHVATWKAGTLDATVQRVNAKGFGLTMGLHSRIARSSEAVEQMARVGNLYINRSMIGAVVGSQPFGGEGLSGTGPKAGGPHYLYRFCAERTTSTDTTSAGGNASLLSLEDEV; encoded by the coding sequence ATGACACCGACACTCGACTCCGCCCGCGCCGCCATCCGTCCCTATCATCGCAAGCCGGAGCCCGAGGTGCTGGCACCGCTGGTGGTCAGCGCGCAAATGGCAGCGCCGGACCGGGATGCGATTGTGGCGATTGCCCGCGACCTGTTGCAGGACCTGCGTGCTGCGCAATCCGATGGTTGGGTGAACCAGTTTTTGCAGGAATATCGGCTGGGGACGGAAGAGGGGACGGCGCTCTTATCGCTGGCCGAGGCGTTTTTGCGGGTGCCTGATCCGGAGACTGCCGACCTGCTCATCGCCGACAAGCTGACCGATGCGGACTGGCGCGGGCATAAGGGGCAATCGTCCAGCCTGCTCGTCAACAGTGCGACATGGGGGCTGGTGCTGGGCAAGGCGGTGCTGGGCGACAGCAACAGCAGCCTGAAACGTCTGATCGCGCGTGCTGGCGAACCCTTCGTGCGGCAGGCCGTGGGCGCGGCGATGCGGTTGATGGGGCAGGTCTTTGTCATGGGCCGGACCATCGACGAAGCCATGAAGCGCATGGATGCCAAGGAAAACCGGGGCTTTACCGCCAGCTTCGACATGCTGGGCGAGGCCGCCCGGACCCGCGCCGATGCCGAGCGCTACTTCGAAGCCTATGCCAACGCCATTGCCTCGGTCGGGCAGAATGCGGCGCGCGGGCATAGCGTTTCGGTGAAGCTGTCGGCGCTGCACCCCCGCTATGAAACTGCGCAGGCGGCGAGCTGTGTGCCCGAACTTGCCGCCATGGTGCGCGAACTCGCGTCCAAGGCGGCTTCGCTCGGCGTTCAGTTGACCATCGATGCCGAAGAGGCGGCGCGGCTGGAGATGAGCCTTGATATCATCGAGCGCGTTGCACGCGATCCCGCGCTGAACGGCTGGGACGGGCTGGGCATGGCGGTGCAGGCCTATTCCAAGCGCGCGCGGCCGACCATCGCCTGGGCCAATGCGCTAGGCGCGGAAACGCGCCGGATCCTGCAGGTGCGGCTGGTGAAGGGCGCCTATTGGGACAGCGAGATAAAGCACGCACAGGAGCGCGGGCTGAGCGATTTCCCGCTCTTCACGCGCAAGCCTGCGACCGACGTGTCCTACCTTGCCTGCGCCCGCGACATGTTCGACGCCGCGCACATCCGCCCGGCGCTGGCGAGCCACAATGCGCTGACCATCGCGACCATCGTGCATTGGGCGGGCAACCGGCGTGATTTTGAATTCCAGCGGTTGCACGGCATGGGCGAGGGGCTTTTCGAAAGGCTGGTGCAGGAGGAGGGCTATCATTGCCGGACCTACGCGCCCGTCGGCGGCCACCGCGACTTGCTTGCCTATCTCGTCCGCCGCCTGCTGGAAAATGGCGCGAACAGCAGCTTTGTCCATCAGTTGGCCGACCAGTCGGTCAGCGAAGACGAACTGCTCGCCGATCCGGTTGAAAAGGTCATGGCGGTAGGCGGCACGCGCCACCCCGCCATCGCCTTGCCCGCAGACCTGTTCCAGCCGGAGCGCGTGAACAGCCAGGGCGTCGATCTGGACGATGCCGCCGTCTTGGCTGCTACTGCCACCGAAATCGCCATCCCCGCGAAGCTTGCCATAGCCGCAGGTCCCGGCCCACAAGAGGCCGTCAGCCGCGCCTTGGCCGCCTATCCGGCATGGTCTTCGACATCGCTCTACACCCGCGCCGAATGTCTGGACCGTCTGGCCGATCTGCTGGAGGAAAACCGGGGCAAGTTGATGGCGCTTGCGGTGCAGGAGGCGAAGAAAACCATCCCCGATGCGCTCTCCGAAGTGCGCGAGGCCATCGATTTCTGCCGCTATTATTCCGCGCGCGCCATTGCCGATCTGGTGCCGGTAGAACTGCCCGGGCCGACGGGCGAACGCAATGTCTTGCGCCATGAAGGGCGCGGTGTCTGGGTTGCTATCGCCCCGTGGAACTTCCCGCTCGCCATCTTTTTAGGACAAGTCGCCGCCGCTTTGGTGGCCGGCAATGCGGTGGTTGCAAAGCCCGCCCCGCAAACGCCCGCCATCGCCGCCTTTGCCGTTTCGCTCGCGCATCAAGCCGGCGTCCCTGCAGACGCGCTGCAATTGGTGACCGGCGCAGGCGATGTCGGCGCGCAGCTGACGTCTGACACCCGCATTTGCGGTGTGGTGTTCACAGGATCGGTCCCTACCGCCAAGGCCATCGCCCGCAACCTCTTGCTCGACGACGCCCGCCCGCTGGTGCCGCTGATTGCGGAAACGGGCGGTTTGAATGCGATGATCGTCGACTCCACCGCTCTGTCCGAACAGGTCGTGCGTGATGTCATCATCTCGGGTTTCCAATCCGCTGGACAGCGCTGCTCCGCCCTTCGCCTGCTGCTGTTGCAGGAAGATATTGCGGATCATACGCTCGAAATGCTGCGCGGTGCGATGGATTGCCTGAATGTTGGAGATCCGTCCGATCCTGCAACCGACATTGGCCCCGTCATTGACCAGGCATCCTATGACAAGCTGATGGCTTATCGCCAAAGCGTGAAAGACCGCATCTTCCACAGCGTTGCGGTCCCGGCCAAGGGCCTGTTCGTTCCGCCAACAGTTATCCGGCTGAATGACCTCGACCAGTTGCAAAATGAATGGTTCGGCCCGCTCGTCCACGTTGCGACATGGAAAGCCGGAACGCTCGACGCAACGGTGCAGCGCGTAAATGCCAAGGGCTTCGGCCTGACCATGGGCCTCCACAGCCGCATCGCGCGCAGCAGCGAAGCGGTCGAACAGATGGCGCGGGTCGGCAACCTCTATATCAACCGTTCGATGATTGGCGCAGTTGTGGGCAGTCAGCCCTTTGGCGGGGAAGGGCTATCGGGCACAGGACCCAAGGCGGGCGGTCCGCACTATCTCTACCGTTTCTGCGCCGAACGCACGACCAGTACGGACACGACAAGCGCAGGTGGCAACGCGTCGCTGCTGTCGTTGGAGGACGAGGTTTAA
- the rpmB gene encoding 50S ribosomal protein L28, translating to MSRICELTGKGRLVGNNVSHANNKTKRTFLPNLQNVTLLSDTLEQGYKFKVSTHGLRSVEHVGGLDNWLLKTSDEKLSTNARKVKKEIAKKQKAAA from the coding sequence ATGTCGCGCATTTGCGAACTCACCGGCAAGGGCCGTCTGGTAGGCAACAATGTCAGCCACGCCAACAACAAGACCAAGCGCACGTTCCTGCCGAACCTGCAGAATGTTACCTTGCTGTCGGACACGCTGGAACAGGGTTACAAGTTCAAGGTATCGACCCATGGTCTGCGTTCGGTTGAACATGTTGGCGGTCTCGACAACTGGTTGCTCAAGACCTCGGACGAAAAGCTTTCGACCAACGCCCGCAAGGTGAAGAAAGAAATCGCCAAGAAGCAGAAGGCTGCGGCCTGA
- a CDS encoding Crp/Fnr family transcriptional regulator yields the protein MFRQSPVIGVLDPDDVDLLFQAANVRSFARRGALGYPGEQSRYLFLVMSGQAELTTGSAEGGEVTIATFGAGSWVNWLAVLDPIETEREFQVIAGSTLITFPSALVRTIMNRNQAAYGPLYLELGKRFRAIMKWMEHTALSRDTQRLANLLVMLVKVGGDGHAPHIARLSQQQLARLSGCTRQTLNIRLGQLAKIGLIKTGYGRVTVPDLQALARFAAAT from the coding sequence ATGTTTCGACAATCCCCGGTCATTGGCGTGCTAGATCCGGATGATGTCGATCTGCTATTTCAGGCGGCGAACGTGCGATCCTTTGCCCGGCGCGGAGCATTGGGCTACCCGGGCGAGCAGTCCCGCTATCTGTTTCTTGTGATGAGCGGGCAAGCGGAATTGACGACAGGGTCAGCCGAAGGCGGCGAAGTAACCATCGCCACATTCGGCGCCGGGAGCTGGGTAAACTGGCTGGCGGTCCTTGATCCGATTGAAACCGAGCGCGAATTCCAGGTTATTGCAGGCTCGACCCTGATCACATTTCCGTCCGCGCTGGTACGCACCATCATGAACCGGAACCAGGCGGCTTATGGGCCGCTCTATCTGGAATTGGGCAAACGATTTCGCGCGATCATGAAATGGATGGAACATACCGCGCTCAGCCGTGACACGCAGCGTCTGGCCAATCTGTTGGTGATGCTGGTGAAAGTCGGCGGAGACGGCCACGCCCCGCATATTGCACGTCTGTCACAACAACAACTGGCGCGCCTATCCGGTTGCACCCGCCAGACACTTAACATTCGGCTAGGCCAGCTCGCCAAGATCGGTTTAATCAAAACCGGCTATGGACGTGTCACCGTACCTGACTTGCAAGCTCTTGCCCGTTTCGCAGCCGCGACCTGA